One window of the Manihot esculenta cultivar AM560-2 chromosome 14, M.esculenta_v8, whole genome shotgun sequence genome contains the following:
- the LOC110599888 gene encoding hydroxyproline O-galactosyltransferase HPGT1, producing MMHSRVSQGSNSRAYGSRISTLLFSMFSTFASIYVAGRLWQDSENRVYLIKELDRITGQGQSAISVDDTLKIIACREQQKKLSALEMELATAKQEGFTSNFLTQNHGTNSKKRHLVVIGILTRFDRMNNRDAIRKAWMGTGVTLKKLEKEKGIVSRFVIGRSANRGDNLERAIENENKHTNDFIILDNHVEETEGLPNKAKLFFSYAVNKWDAEFYAKVNDNIYVNIDALGTTLAAQLDKPRVYIGCMKSGEVFSEPSHKWYEPDWWKFGDKKSYFRHASGEMYVISRALAKFISINRSLLRTYAHDDVSAGSWFIGLDVKHVDEGKFCCSSWLSGAICAGV from the exons ATGATGCATTCCAGAGTTAGTCAAGGATCGAATAGCAGAGCCTATGGATCGAGAATATCAACTTTGTTGTTCTCAATGTTCTCTACTTTCGCCTCCATTTATGTCGCTGGCAG GTTATGGCAAGATTCGGAGAACAGGGTTTATTTGATTAAAGAGCTTGACAGGATAACTGGGCAG ggaCAATCTGCTATATCAGTGGATGATACATTGAAAATAATAGCCTGCAG GGAGCAACAGAAGAAATTATCAGCCCTTGAGATGGAATTGGCTACAGCTAAACAGGAGGGTTTTACTTCAAACTTCTTAACACAGAATCATGGGACAAATTCTAAGAAAAGACATCTAGTAGTGATAGGAATACTGACAAGGTTTGACAGAATGAACAATAGGGATGCAATCCGTAAAGCGTGGATGGGAACTG GCGTAACATTAAAGAAACTGGAGAAAGAGAAAGGCATAGTTTCACGTTTTGTCATTGGAAGAAG TGCAAATCGTGGTGACAATTTGGAGAGGGcaattgaaaatgaaaataagcATACTAATGACTTCATAATTCTT GATAACCATGTGGAGGAAACTGAAGGGCTTCCAAATAAGGCTAAACTATTTTTTTCTTATGCTGTTAATAAATGGGATGCTGAGTTCTATGCTAAAGTCAATGACAATATCTATGTTAATATTG ATGCTCTTGGAACTACCCTGGCAGCTCAATTGGACAAGCCTCGTGTTTATATTGGTTGTATGAAGTCCGGTGAAGTTTTCTCTGAACC GAGTCATAAATGGTATGAACCGGATTGGTGGAAATTTGGGGATAAGAAATC GTACTTTCGCCATGCTTCAGGTGAGATGTATGTCATATCACGAGCTTTAGCTAAATTTATATCCATAAACAG GTCTCTTCTTCGCACCTATGCGCATGATGATGTTAGTGCTGGATCCTGGTTTATTGGGCTTGACGTGAAACATGTAGATGAAGGGAAGTTTTGCTGTTCATCTTGGTTATCAG GAGCTATTTGTGCGGGCGTTTGA